A window from Streptomyces sp. NBC_00271 encodes these proteins:
- a CDS encoding SRPBCC family protein yields MELHRYRFRSVWDFARPPDEVFAVLRVVDDWPLWWPGVRRARRVDEQSGAFLLRSLLPFDLDLTITGAFEDTESRVLRGVVDGDLEGVSGWSVRPHGTGSRAVLEQDMVARKALIRRLEVPFRPLFRANHYLLTYRGHRGLKAWLDGGQEARRAREEERRSGTRSE; encoded by the coding sequence ATGGAACTGCATCGTTATCGGTTCAGAAGCGTGTGGGACTTCGCTCGACCGCCGGACGAGGTGTTCGCGGTGCTGCGGGTGGTCGACGACTGGCCCCTGTGGTGGCCCGGAGTGCGGCGGGCGCGCCGTGTCGATGAGCAGTCGGGGGCGTTCCTGTTGCGCTCGCTGCTGCCGTTCGACCTCGACCTCACCATCACCGGCGCGTTCGAGGACACGGAGTCGAGGGTGTTGCGCGGGGTGGTCGACGGCGACCTGGAGGGTGTGTCGGGATGGAGCGTGCGCCCGCACGGGACCGGCAGCCGGGCGGTCCTCGAGCAGGACATGGTGGCGCGCAAGGCACTCATCCGCCGGCTCGAGGTGCCGTTTCGCCCGCTGTTCCGCGCCAACCACTATCTCCTGACGTATCGGGGACACCGTGGTCTGAAGGCATGGCTGGACGGCGGTCAGGAGGCTCGCCGCGCACGCGAGGAGGAGCGGCGGTCGGGTACCCGTTCCGAGTGA
- a CDS encoding FAD-dependent oxidoreductase, giving the protein MNRLKEAGEVGQHTPVLIVGGSLVGLSTSLFLGRLGVPHLLVERHSGTSIHPRGRGNNVRTMELFRVAGVQRRIEEAASVLAENHGIMQTPTLVGDAGEWLFKEIDPGGGLARFSPGAWCLCSQNDLEPVLLKSARELGGDLRFSTEMLSFEQDAQGITAQLKSRETGEHSTVRADYLVAADGPRSPIRERLAIGQSGPGDLFHNVSVTFTSRGLADVVGDRRFIVCYLTNPEADGALLPVDNKEHWVFHAPWHPEQGETLEEFTDERCADHIRRAVGVADLDVRITGRAAWHAAERVAERYSDGRVFLAGDSAHEMSPTGAFGSNTGIQDGHNLAWKLAAVLGGWAGPGLLKSYDAERRPVAEATSARASSRSVEHSHPGYIPAPGAAGPGGKKGGILNVALAYRYPRGAVLGADQSVPIVPDGLRLTGEPGSRAPHMWLNRAGTRVSTLDLYERSMVLLTSSDKWHSAAKDVAQRLSVPLDAYRIGSGADAELSPASDTDWAEVHGVTEDGAVLVRPDGFVAWRSEGPSASPETALREALTAILDRG; this is encoded by the coding sequence ATGAACCGATTGAAAGAGGCCGGCGAGGTCGGTCAGCACACGCCGGTCCTCATCGTCGGCGGCTCCCTGGTGGGCCTGTCCACCTCGCTGTTCCTTGGCCGGCTCGGTGTGCCGCACCTGCTGGTCGAACGCCATTCGGGCACCTCGATCCATCCGCGTGGGCGCGGCAACAACGTGCGCACGATGGAGCTGTTCCGGGTGGCCGGAGTGCAGCGGCGCATCGAGGAGGCCGCTTCCGTCCTGGCGGAGAACCACGGCATCATGCAGACGCCGACGCTGGTGGGCGACGCCGGTGAGTGGCTGTTCAAGGAGATCGACCCGGGCGGCGGGCTCGCCCGCTTCAGCCCCGGTGCGTGGTGCCTGTGCAGCCAGAACGACCTGGAGCCGGTGCTGCTGAAGAGCGCCCGGGAGCTGGGCGGAGACCTGCGCTTCTCCACCGAGATGCTGTCGTTCGAGCAGGACGCGCAGGGGATCACCGCGCAGCTCAAGAGCCGGGAGACGGGCGAACACAGCACCGTCCGGGCGGACTACCTGGTCGCGGCGGACGGCCCGCGCAGCCCGATCCGCGAGCGGCTCGCCATCGGGCAGAGCGGACCGGGCGACCTGTTCCACAACGTGAGCGTCACGTTCACCTCCCGGGGCCTCGCGGACGTCGTCGGCGACCGGCGCTTCATCGTCTGCTACCTGACCAACCCGGAGGCCGACGGGGCGCTCCTGCCGGTCGACAACAAGGAGCACTGGGTCTTCCACGCGCCCTGGCACCCCGAACAGGGCGAAACTTTGGAGGAGTTCACCGACGAGCGGTGCGCGGACCACATCCGACGCGCCGTGGGCGTGGCCGATCTCGATGTGCGGATCACCGGCAGGGCCGCCTGGCACGCCGCCGAGCGGGTCGCCGAGCGCTACTCGGACGGCAGGGTGTTCCTGGCCGGCGACTCGGCCCACGAGATGTCCCCCACCGGTGCGTTCGGCTCCAACACCGGAATCCAGGACGGGCACAACCTCGCCTGGAAACTGGCCGCCGTGCTGGGCGGCTGGGCGGGCCCCGGACTGCTGAAGTCCTACGACGCCGAGCGCCGCCCGGTCGCCGAGGCGACCAGCGCCCGCGCCTCGTCCCGTTCGGTCGAGCACAGCCACCCCGGGTACATCCCCGCCCCGGGAGCCGCCGGCCCCGGCGGCAAGAAGGGCGGCATCCTCAACGTGGCGCTGGCCTACCGCTATCCGCGCGGCGCGGTCCTGGGTGCCGACCAGTCGGTGCCGATCGTCCCCGACGGCCTGCGCCTGACCGGCGAGCCCGGCAGCCGGGCACCGCACATGTGGCTGAACCGCGCCGGCACCCGGGTCTCCACCCTCGACCTGTACGAGCGGTCCATGGTGCTGCTGACCTCGTCGGACAAGTGGCACAGCGCGGCGAAGGACGTCGCCCAGCGGCTGTCCGTCCCGCTCGACGCGTACCGGATCGGCAGCGGCGCCGACGCGGAGCTCTCCCCCGCGAGCGACACGGACTGGGCGGAGGTGCACGGCGTCACCGAGGACGGAGCGGTGCTGGTCCGCCCCGACGGATTCGTCGCCTGGCGCTCCGAGGGCCCCTCGGCGAGCCCCGAGACGGCACTGCGGGAGGCCCTCACGGCGATCCTGGACCGGGGCTGA
- a CDS encoding cupin domain-containing protein: MFKKHPRIVDLSETEPNRRRGGDIRAMLTPATAGSTSGFMGLALIQPGERIGEHYHPYSEEFVYVVNGALEVDLDGDSFALRPDQGLLIPINMRHRFRNVGDTEARMVFHLGPLAPRPSLGHVDTEVTDDTAPGPEFATAGADLSAPDHGQPSERSGAIK, from the coding sequence ATGTTCAAGAAGCATCCACGCATCGTGGACCTGAGCGAGACGGAACCCAACCGCAGGCGCGGAGGCGACATCCGGGCCATGCTCACGCCCGCCACGGCGGGGTCCACCAGCGGCTTCATGGGCCTGGCCCTCATCCAGCCCGGCGAGCGCATCGGTGAGCACTACCACCCGTACTCCGAGGAGTTCGTGTACGTCGTCAACGGCGCCCTCGAAGTGGACCTGGACGGCGACTCCTTCGCCCTGCGGCCCGATCAGGGTCTGCTGATCCCGATCAACATGCGGCACCGCTTCCGCAACGTCGGCGACACGGAAGCCCGCATGGTCTTCCACCTGGGCCCGCTCGCTCCGCGTCCGAGCCTCGGCCACGTCGACACGGAGGTGACCGACGACACCGCGCCCGGCCCCGAGTTCGCCACCGCCGGGGCGGACCTGTCCGCGCCGGACCACGGACAGCCGTCCGAGCGAAGTGGGGCCATAAAGTGA
- a CDS encoding SchA/CurD-like domain-containing protein yields the protein MTNSGRISQSAFDGSRLRVILLLDLYEGAQEQFLDAYEHMRNQVASVPGHLSDQLCQSIENPSQWLITSEWESAPPFLAWVNSEEHVETVRPMHNCVRDTRSMRYSILRETTPAQPHGQKSAKAGMQVEARVGEGVARHALTFTVKPGTESKVAEILAGYESPQAQVDDTTRLRRTSLFMHGNRVVRAVEVEGDLMAALRHVARQPEVRAVEEAINPYLEQDRDLRDPDSARVFFTRAALPSVHHVTSGSKAPEELRRHALYYPAKPGCGMELARLLAHQDEAAADDPKSPVYRSTVFQRDDIVVRLIDVTGELDADPVAALGVKGAKKAAELERLLDGAAIGVEGSLETERNINRLLSHVDMMPVTDRTADS from the coding sequence ATGACTAATTCGGGACGTATATCGCAATCGGCGTTCGACGGCTCCAGGCTTCGGGTGATCCTGCTGCTCGACCTGTACGAAGGAGCCCAGGAGCAGTTCCTCGACGCGTACGAGCACATGCGCAATCAGGTCGCGTCCGTCCCCGGACACCTCAGCGACCAGCTCTGCCAGTCGATCGAGAACCCCTCGCAGTGGCTCATCACCAGCGAATGGGAGAGCGCCCCGCCCTTCCTCGCCTGGGTCAACAGCGAGGAGCACGTCGAGACGGTCCGGCCGATGCACAACTGCGTCCGGGACACCCGCTCGATGCGCTACAGCATCCTTCGGGAGACCACCCCCGCCCAGCCGCACGGCCAGAAGTCGGCCAAGGCGGGTATGCAGGTCGAGGCCCGGGTGGGCGAAGGTGTGGCACGCCATGCCCTCACCTTCACCGTCAAGCCGGGAACCGAGTCGAAGGTCGCGGAGATCCTCGCCGGGTACGAGTCCCCCCAGGCCCAGGTCGACGACACCACGCGGCTGCGGCGCACCTCCCTCTTCATGCACGGCAACCGTGTCGTGCGTGCGGTGGAGGTGGAGGGCGACCTCATGGCGGCACTGCGTCACGTCGCCCGTCAGCCCGAGGTACGGGCGGTCGAGGAGGCCATCAACCCGTACCTGGAGCAGGACCGGGACCTGAGGGACCCCGACTCGGCACGGGTCTTCTTCACCCGGGCCGCGCTGCCGTCCGTGCACCACGTGACGTCAGGCAGCAAGGCACCCGAGGAACTGCGCCGCCACGCGCTCTACTACCCGGCCAAGCCAGGCTGCGGTATGGAGCTGGCCAGGTTGCTCGCCCACCAGGATGAAGCCGCGGCGGATGACCCGAAGAGCCCGGTGTACCGGAGCACGGTCTTCCAGCGTGACGACATCGTGGTGCGTCTCATCGACGTGACGGGCGAGCTGGACGCGGACCCCGTCGCCGCGCTCGGTGTCAAGGGCGCGAAGAAGGCCGCGGAGCTGGAGCGTCTCCTCGACGGTGCCGCGATCGGCGTCGAGGGCTCGCTGGAGACGGAACGCAACATCAACCGCCTCCTGTCGCACGTCGACATGATGCCCGTCACCGACCGCACGGCGGATTCCTGA